The genomic region TATTCCCGTTTACCTGCGGGGAAACACGATAACCCGACAGTTAGTAAGTAAATGGATGGGTCCGGGTTTGGGATGAGATTTATTAATCGGGTTTGGGTTTGGGATTACTTGGATCCATTGTTGTAAAAAACCCGTTTAATCCCCAATTAATCTCCGATTACTCATTTTTAAGAGAAATCCGTTCCGTTTtttaaaaatccgtttaattagtcGGTCAACGTAGATTGATGGTTCAAAATCGAATTTgttaatcaaagtcggtcaaagtcaaaattagtcaacattttaacatgaataatTAACTAGAACTTTAGAGTTTCTATAaataaaatgaacaattttagataattattttaaagtttatgtttatattttttcttctatatttacacatataattttagaATTTATCATTTAATTGTGTAAAGTACAATTCGATTAATCCCCAAATTTTCGATTAATCtttccaaagtcccgaccgattaatctctGAAGAGCAAATTCTGCAACCTTCCTTAGACCCGACTCAAACCCGGCCATATCTCATCTCTATTTAGGGTAGAGGAATGAATTTCTTTACCTTCGAGTGAAAAAACAATTATCTACATCTTAATCTCTTCATACTTCACATATGCGAGATTGAATATTGACGACGTTTTATCGAACGAACAATCAAAGTAGttaaataaaagtagtttttcccgTAAAATTGATCACCCCGGTGAATATATTAGCAAAAGATATGCGTACACTATCTTATAATTTTATGAGGGGTCAAAGTGTTATAAAACACATACTAAAGGGGATGAACTGaaagtaaaataaaaattaaaaagttCACATAATCAGGATCATTAGTTCATTACCACAGTTCAAAGTCTAGGGTTTTACCTGAAAAATGACAACTTCTAAACCCCTTCCCGCCACTAAAAACCCTAAAAAATGGCGATTCACTTATGAATCAAACTCTCACGTCCCTATTCTCCGATTATACATTTTCAATCCGTACATCAATCCTTCTTCTCAATGCGTTAACTTAAATGCCACGATTTTATTCGATAAATCCTTACTCAAAGTGAAATGGCTGGCCAATAATCATGATGCTGATGATGATAATCAATTAGCGTCAATCTACGTTCCGATTCCTAGGGTTTTGATTGATGTTGATTCACCGATTAATTTGCGAGCATTCGATGATCATATTGAGGTCAAATTTGTTCTTGTTCTTCCTGTTGACCATCCTATCGTATATAATTTTGACTTTGACTCCGGTCAAGATGTGGTGGCTTCGCAAAATGATGAGTTTCAACCTCTTCAATTGGATTCTGGTAATGTATTTATATTTTGATGGTTAAGGTATTATTAACTAAGTTACTTTCATTGCTGCAAATTGTGAAAAAAAGCTAATTCATTAGGTTTTAGAGTAATATGGTAATGTTGACAATGAAAATGACAGCTAAAATTGAAGTTGATCAAGAGAAAAAAGCTGTATAAATTACTTATAAAACGATTGTTACGGGTTAAGTTTATATAGCACCTAAAAACAAACTATGTGTGTCTATGGAAACAAGTGAGATTGCGCAGTCGGTTTAATGATTCAATTGTTATGGGTTAAGTTTACATAGCACCTAAAAACAAACTATGTGTGTATGGAAACAAGTGAGATTGCGCAGTCGGTTTAATGATTCAATTTTTACGGGTTAAGTTTACATAGCACCTAAAAACAAACTATGTGTGTGTATGGAAACAAGTGAGATTTCGCAGTCGGTTTAATGATTCAATTTTTACGGGTTAAGTTTACATAGCACCTAAAAACAAACCTGCTTAGTAGAACGTGTCCTCCCTCTTCCGCTCATTTCCCTTTTTTCTTTTTATAAATGTTTCTACTGCAAGAATTAGATAACTTGGGTGATTCATGTAATGTTCTGCATATCACGTCTCTGTATTATGTGTTTAATTTTCAACTTTTGTGCTATTCAGATGTTAAGAAGTTGGCTTCTTGTGGTGAAGTGTTTTTTTATTGCAGAGGTTGTTCTACCAAGTTAACAAGACCTGTTCGGTAGGTTGAATTTCATTAACATATAAGACCCGAGATTCATTTTTGAATCATAATCTCATCAAATATGCTTCTTTTGAATGGTTTCTGCAGGTTTTTCAGAGAAATGCCATCGGTAAATTGGCGTGAGGCAGCAGATAACTGGTTTGGGACTTGTTGCTGTTCTTTTGGGGGTGTAAGTGAGAAACTTGTAGCAAAATATGCCAACTTGTACACATGTTCATCTGACGTGTGCTTATTGGATGCTACGTCTGTTGTTCTCTGCAAAGATGACTTAATCGGATATAAATTTCCCGATCAGGTTGACAAACAAGAGAACAAGTCTCTTGGGTTGTCTAAACTTAAGATTTCAAGTGAAGTTGTAGCTAAGAATCTAAGTACAGATGCGTTGAGTGTTGATCACAGTAGTCAACATGAATGTTGTCATGTTCATGTAGATGAGGAGCAAACACATAGTACAGATGAGTTACCAGTAAACAAGGCGAGTCTCCTTAATGGTCTTCTTGGAAATAGTTTTATGGTCACATCTTCTTATCTTTCAAAAGACGTTATTTGGAGTGAAATATCGTGTCCACATTGTTCATGCCTGCTTGGAGCAT from Rutidosis leptorrhynchoides isolate AG116_Rl617_1_P2 chromosome 9, CSIRO_AGI_Rlap_v1, whole genome shotgun sequence harbors:
- the LOC139867415 gene encoding uncharacterized protein yields the protein MTTSKPLPATKNPKKWRFTYESNSHVPILRLYIFNPYINPSSQCVNLNATILFDKSLLKVKWLANNHDADDDNQLASIYVPIPRVLIDVDSPINLRAFDDHIEVKFVLVLPVDHPIVYNFDFDSGQDVVASQNDEFQPLQLDSDVKKLASCGEVFFYCRGCSTKLTRPVRFFREMPSVNWREAADNWFGTCCCSFGGVSEKLVAKYANLYTCSSDVCLLDATSVVLCKDDLIGYKFPDQVDKQENKSLGLSKLKISSEVVAKNLSTDALSVDHSSQHECCHVHVDEEQTHSTDELPVNKASLLNGLLGNSFMVTSSYLSKDVIWSEISCPHCSCLLGAYPRDNIVGTSNGSPLNDSVHLFKCFVSTCLPVGGPTDLFRKYTLERMFTRQLLESAEDELSFRTVVRNLHTRSPMLQIVLLNPNSWCSFGDCMDEMVPNPNIIMYPMIKVLFSDCSNQTESQLRKLDEWVAKNQVGDIYMLMSKGLTESLKLANSMLPPSHACLQDLSLSFLRRFINGDE